One part of the Micrococcus sp. 2A genome encodes these proteins:
- the ftsZ gene encoding cell division protein FtsZ: MAAPQNYLAVIKVVGIGGGGVNAVNRMIEVGLRGVEFIAINTDAQALLMSDADVKLDVGRELTRGLGAGANPEVGRQAAEDHADEIEEVLRGADMVFVTAGEGGGTGTGGAPVVARIARSLGALTIGVVTRPFTFEGRRRAGSAENGIDALRDEVDTLIVIPNDRLLSISDRNVSVMDAFRQADQVLLSGVQGITDLITTPGLINLDFADVKSVMQGAGSALMGIGHAQGEDRAVKAAELAIASPLLEASIDGAYGVLLSIQGGSDLGLFEINEAARLVQEVAHPEANIIFGAVIDDALGDEVRVTVIAAGFDQVDATSAPQAYQQPAPQAQSSSYQQAQQLPQQREAPSTQQQQAPQQSAPQGYTQQQPQRAAVPGTVPTQSGQQGQQQSRPRPELPTVVEPDLGAGSSDLDVPDFLK, translated from the coding sequence GTGGCTGCACCCCAGAACTACCTGGCCGTCATCAAGGTCGTCGGCATCGGCGGCGGCGGCGTCAACGCCGTGAACCGCATGATCGAGGTGGGGCTCCGCGGCGTGGAGTTCATCGCGATCAACACGGACGCACAGGCGCTCCTGATGTCCGACGCGGACGTGAAGCTGGACGTGGGCCGCGAGCTCACCCGCGGCCTCGGTGCCGGCGCGAACCCCGAGGTGGGCCGCCAGGCCGCCGAGGACCACGCCGATGAGATCGAGGAGGTCCTGCGCGGGGCGGACATGGTCTTCGTGACCGCCGGAGAGGGCGGCGGCACCGGCACCGGCGGCGCCCCCGTGGTGGCCCGCATCGCCCGCTCGCTCGGGGCGCTGACCATCGGCGTCGTGACCCGCCCGTTCACCTTCGAGGGCCGCCGCCGCGCGGGCTCCGCGGAGAACGGCATCGACGCGCTGCGGGACGAGGTCGACACCCTGATCGTCATCCCGAACGACCGCCTGCTCTCCATCTCGGACCGCAACGTCTCCGTCATGGACGCGTTCCGTCAGGCGGACCAGGTCCTGCTCTCCGGCGTGCAGGGCATCACCGACCTCATCACCACCCCCGGCCTGATCAACCTCGACTTCGCGGACGTGAAGTCCGTGATGCAGGGCGCGGGCTCGGCGCTCATGGGCATCGGCCACGCGCAGGGCGAGGACCGTGCCGTCAAGGCCGCCGAGCTCGCCATCGCCTCCCCGCTGCTCGAGGCCTCGATCGACGGCGCCTACGGCGTGCTGCTCTCCATCCAGGGCGGCTCCGATCTCGGCCTGTTCGAGATCAACGAGGCCGCGCGCCTCGTCCAGGAGGTCGCGCACCCCGAGGCCAACATCATCTTCGGCGCCGTGATCGACGACGCCCTGGGCGACGAGGTCCGCGTCACCGTGATCGCCGCCGGGTTCGACCAGGTGGACGCCACCTCCGCCCCGCAGGCCTACCAGCAGCCCGCCCCGCAGGCGCAGTCCTCCTCCTACCAGCAGGCGCAGCAGCTGCCGCAGCAGCGCGAGGCCCCGTCCACGCAGCAGCAGCAGGCCCCGCAGCAGTCGGCTCCGCAGGGATACACCCAGCAGCAGCCGCAGCGTGCCGCGGTGCCGGGCACGGTCCCGACGCAGTCCGGCCAGCAGGGCCAGCAGCAGTCCCGCCCGCGTCCCGAGCTGCCCACCGTCGTCGAGCCCGACCTGGGCGCCGGCTCGTCCGACCTGGACGTGCCGGACTTCCTGAAGTGA
- a CDS encoding FtsQ-type POTRA domain-containing protein has translation MSERPGRPLPPVGDAGSTVVRFPGRSARQRRAARWAIGAGVAALLALVAWILFLSPVLAVDRVSVTGTRLVDRADVERRLEPLRGEPLPRIGTGRVEGLLADVPGIAEVRSVAQPPTGVEVVVREETPVARKEAGDGVDVLLADGSVLSGIADEAPGVGALPSMADPLPGGDEAVRAEAARVLTTLPDAVRSRVETVGAGAPGQVRLGLDGGTVLVWGDDSHADLKGDVVEAFLDEDGGGPDLRRVKELDVSVPERPITR, from the coding sequence GTGAGCGAGCGGCCGGGCCGTCCGCTGCCTCCCGTGGGGGACGCCGGGTCCACGGTGGTCCGCTTCCCCGGGCGCAGCGCCCGCCAGCGCCGGGCCGCCCGCTGGGCGATCGGCGCCGGCGTTGCCGCGCTCCTGGCCCTCGTCGCCTGGATCCTGTTCTTGTCTCCCGTCCTCGCGGTCGACCGCGTGTCGGTGACCGGCACGCGGCTGGTGGACCGGGCCGACGTCGAGCGTCGTCTCGAGCCGCTGCGGGGCGAGCCGCTGCCGCGCATCGGGACGGGCCGGGTGGAGGGCCTGCTCGCGGACGTCCCGGGCATCGCCGAGGTGCGCTCCGTGGCCCAGCCGCCCACCGGTGTGGAGGTGGTCGTGCGCGAGGAGACCCCCGTGGCGCGGAAGGAGGCGGGGGACGGGGTCGACGTGCTGCTCGCGGACGGCTCCGTCCTGTCCGGCATCGCGGACGAGGCGCCCGGGGTCGGCGCGCTGCCCTCCATGGCGGATCCCCTGCCCGGCGGGGACGAGGCGGTGCGCGCCGAGGCGGCCCGCGTCCTCACCACGCTGCCGGACGCGGTCCGCTCCCGCGTGGAGACGGTGGGCGCGGGCGCGCCCGGGCAGGTGAGGCTCGGGCTCGACGGCGGCACGGTCCTCGTGTGGGGAGACGACTCGCACGCCGACCTCAAGGGGGATGTCGTCGAGGCCTTCCTGGACGAGGACGGCGGCGGCCCGGACCTGCGCCGTGTGAAGGAGCTGGACGTCTCGGTCCCGGAGCGGCCGATCACCCGCTGA
- the murC gene encoding UDP-N-acetylmuramate--L-alanine ligase: MSHQTTPASEGRFADLGRVHLLGIGGVGVSGVARILQDQGVAISGSDAKDLPVMRELAAGGARITVGYAAEHVGEDVTTVIASSIAGPGNPEHDAAVERGLRVLHRSEGLALAMAGHRVLAVAGTHGKTTTSSMAAMAFSSAGWDPTFAVGAAVAGLGTNAQAGRGEWFIAEADESDGTLVNYPSTIAVVTTVEADHLDHYGTEEAVHQVFRDFAAGLPAAADGGALVACLDDDGAAALAAWVRVHTAARVLTYGSAERDGVRPDLLVSDLTVEPGESGVGQRARFTLADGTSAEVRLLVPGRHNALNAAAVALAAVEAGMAFEDAVRGLEAFRGTARRFEFRGAGRGVRVFDDYAHHPTEVAAAVSAARAVADGHRVHVLFQPHLFSRTREFAAEFASALSGADVVRVLPVYAAREQPMEGVDSSLIASRLTTADPADRAVAEDRAAAVAQLARGAADGDVILTMGAGDVTAHGADLVAALADDAGTASSPAS, from the coding sequence ATGAGCCACCAGACCACCCCCGCATCCGAGGGGCGCTTCGCCGACCTCGGCCGCGTCCACCTGCTCGGGATCGGCGGCGTCGGCGTCTCCGGCGTCGCGCGCATCCTCCAGGACCAGGGCGTCGCGATCTCCGGGTCGGACGCCAAGGACCTGCCCGTCATGCGCGAGCTCGCCGCGGGCGGGGCCCGCATCACGGTGGGCTACGCGGCCGAGCACGTGGGGGAGGACGTCACCACCGTGATCGCCTCCTCGATCGCCGGCCCGGGCAACCCGGAGCACGACGCCGCCGTGGAGCGCGGCCTGCGCGTGCTGCACCGCTCGGAGGGCCTCGCCCTCGCCATGGCGGGGCACCGGGTGCTCGCCGTCGCCGGCACCCACGGCAAGACCACGACCTCGTCCATGGCGGCGATGGCCTTCTCCTCCGCGGGCTGGGACCCGACGTTCGCCGTCGGCGCCGCCGTCGCCGGGCTCGGCACGAACGCCCAGGCCGGCCGGGGCGAGTGGTTCATCGCGGAGGCCGACGAGTCCGACGGCACGCTCGTGAACTACCCCAGCACGATCGCCGTGGTCACCACCGTGGAGGCCGACCACCTGGACCACTACGGCACGGAGGAGGCGGTGCACCAGGTGTTCCGCGACTTCGCGGCCGGGCTGCCGGCCGCCGCGGACGGCGGAGCACTCGTGGCGTGCCTGGACGACGACGGCGCGGCCGCCCTGGCCGCGTGGGTGCGGGTCCACACCGCGGCGCGGGTCCTCACCTACGGCTCCGCCGAGCGCGACGGAGTGCGTCCGGACCTGCTGGTCTCGGACCTCACGGTGGAGCCGGGGGAGTCGGGGGTGGGCCAGCGCGCCCGCTTCACGCTCGCCGACGGGACCTCCGCGGAGGTCCGGCTGCTGGTGCCGGGACGCCACAACGCCCTGAACGCGGCGGCCGTGGCGCTCGCCGCCGTCGAGGCCGGCATGGCGTTCGAGGACGCCGTGCGCGGCCTCGAGGCCTTCCGAGGCACCGCCCGGCGCTTCGAGTTCCGCGGCGCCGGCCGTGGCGTGCGCGTCTTCGACGACTATGCGCACCACCCCACCGAGGTGGCGGCCGCCGTCTCGGCGGCCCGTGCGGTGGCGGACGGGCACCGCGTGCACGTGCTCTTCCAGCCGCACCTGTTCTCCCGGACGCGCGAGTTCGCCGCCGAGTTCGCCTCGGCGCTCTCCGGAGCGGACGTCGTGCGCGTGCTGCCCGTGTACGCGGCCCGCGAGCAGCCGATGGAGGGGGTGGACTCCTCGCTCATCGCGTCCCGCCTGACCACCGCCGACCCGGCAGACCGGGCCGTGGCGGAGGACCGCGCCGCCGCCGTGGCCCAGCTGGCCCGCGGTGCGGCGGACGGCGACGTGATCCTCACGATGGGCGCGGGCGACGTCACCGCCCATGGCGCCGACCTCGTGGCGGCCCTGGCCGACGACGCGGGCACGGCGTCCTCCCCCGCCTCGTGA
- the murG gene encoding undecaprenyldiphospho-muramoylpentapeptide beta-N-acetylglucosaminyltransferase, translating into MPQIPETDRPLRVVLAGGGTAGHISPMLAIARALGADQGQAPAVCTMVGTASGMETRLVPEAGFELDLIDRVPMPRRPSMDVVRFPGRFRAAIGAASRILAEREADVLVGVGGYVATPMYLAAQRAGIPYVVHEANAKPGLANRLGARRASRVGTALPQTRLPRAEWVGMPMRPEISGLDRSAARAAARAELDLDPERTTVVVTGGSSGALAVNRTVRESLDDLLGAGLQVFHLTGRGKELTDDAGHRVQRDGYVQREFLSGMEQAYAAADLMVARSGAGTVCEVSAVGLPAVFVPLPVGNGEQALNAGPVVEAGGALLVRDDMFRADWVRRELIPLATDPARLSAMAEASARLGVRDADVTMAGLVRAAAQEGARR; encoded by the coding sequence ATGCCGCAGATCCCCGAGACCGACCGTCCGCTCCGCGTCGTCCTGGCCGGCGGCGGCACCGCCGGCCACATCTCGCCCATGCTCGCCATCGCCCGTGCCCTGGGGGCGGACCAGGGGCAGGCCCCCGCCGTGTGCACCATGGTGGGCACCGCCTCCGGCATGGAGACCCGCCTGGTTCCCGAGGCCGGCTTCGAGCTGGACCTCATCGACCGCGTCCCCATGCCCCGACGCCCCTCGATGGACGTCGTCCGCTTTCCGGGGCGCTTCCGCGCGGCCATCGGCGCGGCGAGCCGCATCCTCGCCGAGCGGGAGGCGGACGTGCTCGTGGGCGTGGGCGGCTACGTCGCCACGCCGATGTACCTCGCCGCCCAGCGGGCCGGCATCCCGTACGTGGTCCACGAGGCCAACGCGAAGCCGGGGCTGGCCAACCGCCTCGGCGCCCGCCGGGCCTCGCGCGTCGGCACCGCCCTGCCCCAGACCCGCCTGCCGCGCGCGGAGTGGGTCGGGATGCCCATGCGCCCGGAGATCTCAGGCCTCGACCGCAGCGCCGCACGGGCCGCCGCCCGCGCCGAGCTCGACCTGGACCCGGAGCGCACCACCGTGGTGGTGACCGGAGGCAGCTCCGGTGCGCTGGCCGTGAACCGCACCGTGCGCGAGTCGCTGGACGACCTCCTCGGAGCGGGCCTGCAGGTCTTCCACCTCACGGGCCGAGGCAAGGAGCTCACCGACGACGCCGGCCACCGGGTCCAGCGCGACGGCTACGTCCAGCGCGAGTTCCTGAGCGGCATGGAGCAGGCCTACGCCGCCGCCGACCTCATGGTCGCCCGCTCCGGCGCCGGCACGGTGTGCGAGGTCTCGGCGGTGGGGCTGCCCGCCGTGTTCGTCCCGCTGCCCGTGGGCAACGGCGAGCAGGCGCTCAACGCCGGGCCCGTGGTGGAGGCCGGCGGCGCCCTCCTCGTGCGCGACGACATGTTCCGCGCGGACTGGGTCCGACGCGAGCTGATCCCCCTGGCCACCGACCCCGCGCGCCTGTCCGCGATGGCGGAGGCCTCCGCGCGCCTGGGCGTGCGGGACGCGGACGTGACGATGGCCGGCCTCGTGCGCGCGGCGGCCCAGGAAGGAGCACGGCGATGA
- the ftsW gene encoding putative lipid II flippase FtsW — protein MPHTAPSRPAATRGAHGAPGRLARPGSPMTRVWAGLEGARALDLSAFLIGTSAALLTVLGLVMVLSSSSVEAIGTGGGSYDLFLRQLMWAGVGVAVLIGFSLTPLRVLKALAWPAIGMAILLLVLVAFTPLGVEVGGNRNWLGIGGFRMQPSEAAKLALALWSGAVLERKARLISHVKHALLPVLPMAALLIGLVLAGRDLGTALILALVLMTVLFVAGTHRGVFLVSGAVVTVGAILMTVFAQHRMVRVQAWRGICDFPTDPCFQPDHGMFALASGGWWGVGLGQSRQKWSYIPEAENDFIFTILGEELGLVGTLAVILAFAALAVGMYRVAARTTSTFIRLTTWGILAWLVGQAFVNIAMVSGMIPVVGVPLPFISYGGSALTLSLAAVGVVLSFARHERQRAAELRALAHDDDGAAGLDDGPAADAVPDARPASRAHTDSAEPETDPIPLVPSPTRAPQES, from the coding sequence ATGCCGCACACCGCACCGAGCCGCCCGGCGGCGACGCGCGGAGCGCACGGCGCCCCGGGCCGTCTTGCCCGCCCCGGCAGCCCGATGACCCGGGTCTGGGCGGGCCTGGAGGGCGCCCGCGCCCTGGACCTCTCCGCGTTCCTGATCGGGACCAGCGCGGCCCTCCTGACCGTGCTGGGCCTCGTGATGGTCCTCTCCTCGTCCTCGGTCGAGGCCATCGGCACCGGCGGAGGCTCCTACGACCTGTTCCTGCGCCAGCTCATGTGGGCCGGCGTGGGCGTGGCCGTGCTCATCGGGTTCTCCCTCACGCCCCTGCGGGTGCTGAAGGCGCTGGCGTGGCCGGCGATCGGCATGGCGATCCTGCTCCTGGTGCTCGTGGCCTTCACCCCGCTGGGCGTGGAGGTCGGCGGCAACCGCAACTGGCTCGGCATCGGCGGCTTCCGGATGCAGCCCTCGGAGGCGGCCAAGCTCGCCCTCGCGCTGTGGAGCGGGGCCGTGCTGGAACGCAAGGCCCGCCTCATCTCCCACGTCAAGCACGCGCTGCTGCCCGTGCTCCCCATGGCCGCGCTCCTGATCGGCCTCGTGCTCGCCGGCCGGGACCTCGGCACCGCCCTCATCCTCGCCCTCGTCCTCATGACCGTCCTCTTCGTGGCCGGCACCCACCGGGGGGTGTTCCTCGTCTCCGGAGCCGTGGTGACGGTGGGGGCGATCCTGATGACCGTGTTCGCCCAGCACCGCATGGTGCGCGTGCAGGCGTGGCGCGGGATCTGCGACTTCCCCACGGACCCGTGCTTCCAGCCGGACCACGGCATGTTCGCGCTCGCCTCGGGCGGCTGGTGGGGGGTGGGCCTCGGCCAGTCCCGCCAGAAGTGGAGCTACATCCCGGAGGCGGAGAACGACTTCATCTTCACCATCCTGGGCGAGGAGCTCGGCCTCGTCGGCACCCTCGCCGTGATCCTGGCGTTCGCCGCCCTGGCCGTCGGCATGTACCGCGTGGCCGCCCGCACCACGTCCACGTTCATCCGCCTGACCACGTGGGGGATCCTCGCGTGGCTCGTGGGACAGGCCTTCGTGAACATCGCCATGGTCTCCGGGATGATCCCCGTGGTGGGCGTGCCCCTGCCGTTCATCTCCTACGGCGGCTCGGCGCTCACGCTGTCCCTGGCCGCGGTGGGCGTGGTCCTCTCCTTCGCCCGCCACGAGCGCCAGCGCGCCGCAGAGCTGCGGGCACTGGCCCACGACGACGACGGCGCCGCCGGCCTCGACGACGGGCCGGCGGCCGACGCCGTGCCGGACGCCCGGCCCGCCTCCCGGGCGCACACCGACTCGGCGGAGCCGGAGACCGATCCCATCCCGCTCGTCCCTTCCCCCACCCGTGCACCGCAGGAGTCCTGA
- the murD gene encoding UDP-N-acetylmuramoyl-L-alanine--D-glutamate ligase has protein sequence MGPVLSPRADTPRTESLHGWDAPGWRGLRVVVTGLGVSGFSVADTLAELGAVVTVVDGNDGPENQARAETLRIVGVSEVLLDAEATRSLPAVAGEPADLVVTSPGWRPDQPLLMEAHAAGLPIWSDIELAWRVRERPGRPTAEWVCLTGTNGKTTTVTMVEAILRADGRRAIACGNVGTPVLDAVRDPEGFDVLALELSSFQLHWTHSLAPAAAAVLNLAEDHVDWHGSLEAYAADKGKVYQNARVACVYNEADALTRTLVERADVQEGCRAIAFTTGTPGLSTVGMVDGILVDRAFTENRRHEAVALAARSDLGTVAPKHTVANAAAAAALTRAVGVSPEAVAEGLRGYDRGEHRIQLVATSRDVMWVNDSKATNPHAADASLAAFTSIVWLAGGLPKGVTFDELVSTHARRLRAVVLLGTDTSVLRAALAAHAPDVPVHAPLAAADGAGSPDGPAVMAEAVRLADRLARPGDTVLMAPAAASMDQFRSYAERGDSFIASVAALMQEHGWDVDGEGPGPDAPDPS, from the coding sequence ATGGGCCCCGTGCTGAGCCCCCGTGCGGACACCCCCCGCACGGAGTCCCTGCACGGGTGGGACGCGCCGGGCTGGCGCGGCCTGCGCGTCGTGGTCACCGGGCTGGGCGTCAGCGGATTCTCCGTGGCGGACACGCTGGCCGAGCTCGGCGCCGTCGTGACGGTGGTGGACGGCAACGACGGCCCGGAGAACCAGGCCCGCGCGGAGACCCTGCGCATCGTCGGCGTCTCCGAGGTGCTCCTCGACGCCGAGGCGACCCGCTCCCTGCCCGCCGTGGCCGGGGAGCCGGCGGACCTCGTCGTGACCTCCCCGGGCTGGCGCCCGGACCAGCCGCTGCTCATGGAGGCGCACGCCGCCGGCCTGCCGATCTGGTCGGACATCGAGCTGGCCTGGCGCGTGCGGGAGCGGCCCGGCCGCCCGACCGCCGAGTGGGTCTGCCTCACGGGCACCAACGGCAAGACGACCACCGTGACGATGGTCGAGGCCATCCTGCGCGCCGACGGGCGCCGCGCGATCGCGTGCGGCAACGTGGGCACGCCCGTGCTCGACGCCGTCCGCGACCCCGAGGGCTTCGACGTCCTCGCCCTCGAGCTCTCGAGCTTCCAGCTGCACTGGACGCACAGCCTCGCCCCGGCCGCCGCCGCCGTGCTCAACCTCGCCGAGGACCACGTCGACTGGCACGGCTCCCTGGAGGCCTACGCCGCGGACAAGGGCAAGGTCTATCAGAACGCTCGCGTGGCCTGTGTCTACAACGAGGCCGACGCCCTGACGCGCACCCTCGTGGAGCGCGCGGACGTGCAGGAGGGCTGCCGCGCAATCGCCTTCACCACGGGCACCCCCGGGCTGTCCACGGTGGGCATGGTGGACGGCATCCTCGTGGACCGCGCCTTCACCGAGAACCGCCGGCACGAGGCCGTCGCCCTCGCCGCGCGCTCCGACCTGGGCACCGTCGCCCCGAAGCACACGGTGGCGAACGCCGCGGCCGCCGCCGCGCTCACCCGTGCCGTGGGCGTGAGCCCCGAGGCCGTCGCGGAGGGCCTGCGCGGCTACGACCGCGGCGAGCACCGCATCCAGCTCGTGGCCACCTCCCGCGACGTGATGTGGGTGAACGACTCCAAGGCCACGAACCCCCACGCCGCCGACGCCTCCCTGGCCGCGTTCACATCGATCGTCTGGCTCGCGGGCGGACTGCCCAAGGGCGTGACCTTCGACGAGCTCGTGAGCACGCACGCGAGGCGGCTGCGCGCCGTGGTCCTGCTCGGCACGGACACCTCCGTGCTGCGCGCGGCCCTCGCGGCCCACGCCCCGGACGTGCCCGTCCACGCGCCGCTGGCGGCCGCCGACGGCGCCGGATCGCCGGACGGCCCGGCCGTCATGGCCGAGGCCGTGCGGCTCGCGGACAGGCTCGCCCGGCCGGGGGACACCGTCCTCATGGCGCCGGCCGCGGCGTCCATGGACCAGTTCCGCTCGTACGCCGAGCGCGGAGACAGCTTCATCGCCTCCGTCGCGGCCCTGATGCAGGAGCACGGCTGGGACGTGGACGGCGAGGGCCCCGGCCCCGACGCCCCGGACCCGTCCTGA
- the mraY gene encoding phospho-N-acetylmuramoyl-pentapeptide-transferase, producing the protein MIGLLVGGLLGLILSIVGTPLFIRFLVRKGYGQFIRDDGPTTHKTKRGTPTMGGAVIIGALVLGYLLTHAVLALIGSPMAGPTASGLILLFLTVGMAFVGFVDDFTKITKQQSLGLTARGKIILQALIGTAFALLALNFRDERGLTPASTAVSFVRDVPWLDLAFAGPVLAVVLFVIWSNLITTATTNAVNLTDGLDGLATGATAMATGAYVLMSLFQASQHCGLGGAPGCYEVRDPMDLALLAAVLTGALLGFLWWNTSPAKIFMGDTGSLGLGGALAGFAIFTRTEILVVLLAGLMVAITLSVIIQVGWFKISGGKRVFLMAPLQHHFELKGWAEVTVVVRFWLVALMCVIAALAVFYGEWLLAQGGLAGVTP; encoded by the coding sequence GTGATCGGCCTTCTCGTCGGTGGCCTCCTCGGCCTGATCCTCTCGATCGTCGGCACCCCCCTGTTCATCCGGTTCCTCGTGCGGAAGGGGTACGGCCAGTTCATCCGTGACGACGGTCCCACCACGCACAAGACCAAGCGCGGCACGCCCACCATGGGCGGCGCCGTGATCATCGGGGCGCTCGTGCTCGGCTACCTCCTCACGCACGCGGTGCTCGCCCTGATCGGCAGCCCCATGGCCGGCCCCACGGCGTCGGGCCTGATCCTGCTGTTCCTGACCGTCGGCATGGCGTTCGTGGGCTTCGTGGACGACTTCACGAAGATCACGAAGCAGCAGTCCCTCGGCCTCACGGCGCGCGGCAAGATCATCCTGCAGGCGCTGATCGGCACCGCGTTCGCGCTGCTGGCCCTGAACTTCCGCGACGAGCGGGGCCTCACCCCCGCCTCCACCGCGGTCTCCTTCGTGCGCGACGTGCCGTGGCTCGACCTCGCCTTCGCCGGCCCCGTGCTGGCCGTGGTGCTGTTCGTGATCTGGTCCAACCTCATCACCACCGCCACCACGAACGCGGTGAACCTCACGGACGGCCTGGACGGCCTGGCCACGGGCGCGACCGCCATGGCGACCGGCGCGTACGTGCTCATGTCCCTGTTCCAGGCGAGCCAGCACTGCGGGCTCGGCGGAGCGCCCGGGTGCTACGAGGTCCGCGACCCCATGGACCTCGCCCTGCTGGCCGCCGTGCTCACCGGCGCGCTGCTCGGCTTCCTGTGGTGGAACACCTCGCCGGCCAAGATCTTCATGGGCGACACCGGCTCCCTCGGCCTCGGCGGCGCCCTCGCCGGCTTCGCGATCTTCACGCGCACCGAGATCCTCGTGGTGCTGCTCGCCGGCCTCATGGTGGCCATCACCCTCTCCGTGATCATCCAGGTGGGCTGGTTCAAGATCTCCGGCGGCAAGCGCGTGTTCCTCATGGCGCCGCTGCAGCACCACTTCGAGCTGAAGGGCTGGGCCGAGGTCACCGTGGTGGTCCGGTTCTGGCTCGTGGCGCTGATGTGCGTCATCGCCGCCCTCGCCGTCTTCTACGGCGAGTGGCTGCTCGCCCAGGGCGGCCTCGCCGGGGTGACCCCGTGA
- the murF gene encoding UDP-N-acetylmuramoyl-tripeptide--D-alanyl-D-alanine ligase: MIALTAAQIADAVSGALTAALDPETVLVHATPDSRQVEGAGTLYIAKPGESADGHDFIDEALAAGASAVLAERVTHAPDGAEHPAIVVPDAVLAMGALAREVIRRIRAHSETTVVGITGSAGKTTTKDLLAALLSTQGPTVAPVGSFNGEVGVPLTAFRAELDTRFLIVEMGADHVGNIAYLCDIVQPDVGVVLMVGTAHAGSFGGVENIATTKGELVEALAADGVAILNRDDPKVAAMASRTQAPVTWFSADEDALATVAEDVAAGRAAALVAARDLRMDAEERPEFDLQVGADLDAPRHPVRSGLTGAHHASNALAAAAAAHAAGMEPAEIARVLDGLGPTSRFRMERTDRADGVTVINDAYNANPESMRAALRTLATLGRSTGRRTWAVLGEMLELGDARVREHTLVGESVVRLNIAQLLVVGAGARPLYLAALNEGSWGEEAHFVDDAAQAEAFLAARLEPGDIVLVKSSNGVGLAALGERLATADVDPSASPSVPSLKEPRP, encoded by the coding sequence ATGATCGCTCTCACCGCCGCCCAGATCGCCGACGCCGTCTCCGGCGCGCTCACCGCCGCCCTCGACCCCGAGACCGTGCTCGTGCACGCCACCCCGGACTCCCGGCAGGTGGAGGGGGCCGGCACGCTCTACATCGCGAAGCCGGGGGAGAGCGCCGACGGCCACGACTTCATCGACGAGGCCCTCGCCGCCGGCGCCTCCGCGGTGCTGGCCGAGCGCGTCACCCACGCCCCCGACGGCGCGGAGCATCCCGCGATCGTCGTGCCGGATGCGGTGCTCGCGATGGGCGCCCTCGCCCGCGAGGTGATCCGCCGCATCCGCGCGCACTCCGAGACCACCGTCGTCGGGATCACCGGCTCGGCCGGCAAGACCACGACGAAGGACCTGCTGGCGGCCCTGCTGTCCACGCAGGGCCCCACCGTCGCCCCCGTCGGATCCTTCAACGGCGAGGTCGGCGTGCCGCTGACGGCCTTCCGCGCCGAGCTGGACACGCGCTTCCTGATCGTGGAGATGGGGGCCGACCACGTCGGCAACATCGCCTATCTGTGCGACATCGTGCAGCCGGACGTCGGCGTGGTGCTCATGGTGGGCACCGCCCACGCGGGCAGCTTCGGCGGGGTGGAGAACATCGCCACGACGAAGGGCGAGCTCGTCGAGGCGCTGGCCGCCGACGGCGTCGCGATCCTCAACCGGGACGACCCGAAGGTCGCCGCGATGGCCTCCCGCACCCAGGCCCCCGTCACCTGGTTCTCCGCCGACGAGGACGCCCTCGCCACCGTGGCCGAGGACGTCGCCGCGGGCCGCGCCGCCGCCCTCGTGGCCGCCCGCGACCTGCGCATGGACGCGGAGGAGCGTCCCGAGTTCGACCTCCAGGTCGGCGCCGACCTCGACGCGCCCCGCCACCCGGTCCGCTCGGGCCTGACGGGCGCCCACCACGCCTCCAACGCTCTCGCGGCGGCCGCGGCCGCCCACGCCGCGGGCATGGAGCCCGCCGAGATCGCCCGCGTCCTCGACGGGCTCGGCCCCACGAGCCGCTTCCGCATGGAGCGCACGGACCGCGCGGACGGCGTCACGGTCATCAACGACGCGTACAACGCCAACCCCGAGTCCATGCGCGCCGCCCTGCGGACCCTGGCCACGCTCGGCCGCTCCACGGGGCGCCGCACGTGGGCCGTCCTCGGCGAGATGCTCGAGCTGGGCGACGCCCGCGTGCGCGAGCACACCCTCGTGGGCGAGTCCGTCGTGCGCCTGAACATCGCCCAGCTGCTCGTGGTCGGCGCCGGCGCGCGCCCCCTCTACCTCGCCGCCCTCAACGAGGGCAGCTGGGGCGAGGAGGCCCACTTCGTGGACGACGCCGCGCAGGCCGAGGCGTTCCTCGCCGCGCGCCTCGAGCCCGGCGACATCGTGCTCGTGAAGTCCTCGAACGGGGTCGGTCTGGCCGCCCTCGGCGAGCGGCTCGCGACCGCGGACGTCGACCCCTCCGCCTCCCCCTCCGTCCCGTCTCTCAAGGAGCCCCGCCCGTGA